TttagaaaactcaacataaacctttaaaccttacctcaattgagtaatTAACTCATGCTAAATcctttagcttcaccaaggatCCTAACCCCAAGCTCCAGCCTAAGCTTTCCTTGAGTTAAAGCCTAAAAAATTCTCAAGAGATGATGAAGAATGGGGAAACTGAATGAGAGAGAAAGGGTAAGCTCAATGTTCtgttttttcctctttttttcttcttcttttcttttctttcagcttctattactttctaaacattccactaagtctaTAAAGGCAGAATATCACTTATCCCCTTTTAaataaaatgaccattttgccctcccattaaaacctaagcctttaaacattctaagggtattttggtcatttgtttctaattcccgctaattcctcgagtgtccctaataattaccacttacttcccgacacctaactaataaccaattattttcctcaatgtcgaATAGTCTCCAATGTATTTTtccaatttcccaaaatacccccaggctctcccgagccgggtataaatccccaccgtgactttttcgctaaaccactcaccaggattgcctcgagtcacaagctacaaatatatccacataataatgtggtctcaacaatttatcgcaaataattacatttatgccctcaatgggccaaaattatgaatatgcccttttaatctaatcaaggcctacatgcttactaatacacataatcatgcatctcacacatccaaataatcatataagcatgcttatcacataatcatacatttaatcatttaaatcacacttaatccagttatgccctcctgacacactaatcaaggcccttaagccctatttgtaattttgggtcattacagaggatgtgcatcgattacagggaactgaataagttgactatcaagaatcgatatcctctgccaaggattgatgatctgtttggcCAGTTACAGGGTAGAACGGtattttctaagatagatctttgatctagttatcactagctgaggatcaaggaggaagatgtactaaagacaacttttcgcactaggtacgagcattatgagtttttggtgatgtcattcggattgactaatgccccagcaacatttatggatctgatgaacagagtgttcaaggactacctggatcagtttgtgattgtcttcatcgacgatatattgatatactctcggacagagacagagcatgagcatcacctCAGGTTGTTACtatagaggttgagagaacacaggctGTTGACACGTAAGAATCAAAAATTTGTTTGGTCGGATAAGCGTGAAGACAATTTTCAGAAGCTTAaggagagtttgatcaccgcaccagttttgagccttcctacagatcaaggtaagtttatggtttactgtgacgcttcgAGGCAGGGTCTGGGCTGTGTACGTATGTAGataggaaaggtgattgcctatgcatcacgttagttgaaggattatgagcagagataccccacacacGATTTAGAGATGACAGCGgttgtttttgcactgaaggtgtggcgatattacttgtatggtgagaaatgtgagatatacactgatcacaagagcctgaagtactcttttacccagaaggatctgaacatgaggcagagacgttggttggagttggtaaaggattatgattgtgagatcctctatcaccctgggaaggccaacgtggtagtgCCAGGGCTGGGACATTTATATAGTGCCAGAAAGATATCGAGGaggttggctgatgagatgactcGAGCAGGGATGGAATTAGTGGTGGGTCGattggccaatatcactttacagtctACTCTTGGAGAGGATCAAGCAGAGACAGTTAGATGATTCACAATTGGGGCAGGTTAGAGATGACGTCCTAGCTAGAGTAGCTAAGAACTATTCAGTGTCGAGTATGGGTTTACTAaggtataagggtcagatttgtgttctgatggacaccgagatcagacgagagattcttgaTAAATCTCACACCACCTTGTATTCTCTTCATCCAatcaccacgaagatgtaccaagacctgagagttttatattggtggcctgggatgaagagggatgtgaccgagtacgtggcaaggtgcttgacttgtcagtaggtcaaggctgagcatcaaaggccagcagggctgttgcagcctctggatattccagagtggaagtgggaagatatcacgatggatttcatggtaggcTTACCCAGGACAGTGGACCAGCACGATTCTATTTGGGTCCTTGTGGATTGGTACacgaagtcagctcattttctaccagtgaggacaaattacacagttgaccagtatgcagatctctatgtgagagagatagttcgccttcatagGACGTcaaggtctatcgtgtctgatagggaccctatctttacttccaagttttggggaagtttgcagagggaaatgggtacacaactgaagtttagcacaacttatcatcctcggaCCGATGGTCAGTCTTAGAGGACTATACatatattggaggatatgctgagAGTGTGTGTGTtgaactttgaagggtcctggagtaaatatttgcctctgatagaatttttgtataacaacagttatcagtctaccatcagagtgacaccttatgagatgttgtatggtaggaagtgtaggtcgcccattcactaggatgagatgggtgagaagaaATGTCTAGGTCCGGATGCAGTCcaaaggaccactgaggctatcgagaagattagagatcggatgctcgcttctcagagtaggcagaagaacTATTGTGACCTGAGGCggaggaacatagagttccaggtgggagactatgtcttccttagggtttcacctctgagaggggtgaaaaggtttgggaagaagggcaagctgagccttaggtttgtaggaccgtttgagatcctagagaggatcgggcaggtggcctacaggttggccttaccccctgcactatctagtgtgcataatgtattccatatttccttgttgaggaagtatgtatcagatggaactcatgtactgagttatgagaatttggaattggaggcagacttgtcttatgaagaacaaccagttcaACCAATAATAGTAtctaaagatgtttgatctgaACTATAAGCATATACATGCTTGTGTGAATGATTGTTGCTTGTTCACAAAAGAAAATGCTAATGCCTAAGTGTGTCCCATCTgtcaatatccaagatggaagcaaaatgAACACATAAAGGAGATTGTACAAGGGCAGCCTGcaaaattgttaagatattttcctATTACACTAAGGTTTCAAAGGATGTTCAGAAATGAAGAAACAATTTCATGCTTAAAGTGGCATTCAACTAATAAAAGAATGGATGGGAAAATGAGCCACCCggtagattcagaggcttgggatGCAATTAATGAGAGATGGCCAGATTTTTCAATTGAACTGTACAACCTTCAACTAGGACTTGCTGCTGATGGGATCAGcccttacaaaaatatgagtCTACATATAGTTATTGGCCAATAATGCTCGTTGTATACAATTTTCCACCTTCAATGTGCATGAAGAATGAATTCACATTTCTTTCTATGTTGATTCTTGGACCAAAACAACCTGGGAATGATATAGATGTTTATAAGGAGCCCTTAATAGATGAGTTACTAGAATTATGGAAAGGTGTGTATACATATGATGCTTCTACAaaaaagttttttaatttaaaggCCATGTTGTTGtggaccataaatgattttcTAGCTTATGGAAACTTAGCTGGATGTGCGACTAAAGGGAAGTATGGTTGTCCTATATGTGGAGAGAactcaaatgttgtttggttgaagcatagcAAGAAGATGTCTTTTTGCAATCATATTCGATTTCTTCCACAACATCACCCATATcgaaagaagaaatatacaactgctagggcaagggaaagagcaTCACAATGTCCAACTATATTAACAGCTGTTGAAGTAGCTAAGCAATTAAGTGAATTCACTAATGATTTTGGCAAGGGTAGAAAGAGGGGTTGTGGTTCAGAGTTTGATAAAGGATGGAagaaaaagtcaattttttttaggCTCCCTTATTGGGAGATCTTGGTTGTTTGTCAAAACttggatgttatgcatgttgaaaaaaatgtttgtgaaagcattcTTAACACATTATTGGATTgcaaaggaaaatctaaagatcaTTACAACTCGAGATTAGATTTGACAAAAATGGGCATTATGACTCATCTCCACCCATATGAAGAAGAAGGAATTACTCGTCTTCCTGCTGCAGCTTACACTTTGTCAAAATCAGATAAGAAGTTATTTTGTAAGAGactatttgacttgaaatttccTTATGGATATAGTTATAAGATTAGCAATTGTGTAGATATGGAGAAACATAAGCTAACAGGACTTAAATCTCATGCATGTCATGTGATTATGCAACAATTGTTAGTTATTGCTGTAAGGGGTTTAATGGAGGAAGGTTGCAGAGAGATAATCCTTCGACTTTGTAGGTTTTTCCATGAATTGTGTCAAcgtgtggttgataaggaggaGATTATAAAATTGGAATTAGAATCTGCAGAAATTGTCTACAAACTGGAACAATATTTCCCATGTTTTTCctttgatccaatgattcacttggttgtCCATTTAGCGCGAGAAGTCAGACTTTGCGGTCCGgtgcaatttcgatggatgtaccattttgagagGTATATGAAAGTATTCAAAGGATTTGTATCAAATTATGCACGACCAGAAGGATGTATTGCAAATCGCTATCTTGCTGTTGAATGTGTATGCTTTTGTGAGACCTTTTTGAAGCATaatgataatcaagatagtaCTGAAATTAAAGAAAATCCACTATCAGCTGGAGAATGCTTTGAACTTGGCCAAGGGGATATAACAATAGCCTACCGGTATGTGTTATTCAACTTAGATATTGTAGCACCATTTCTCAATATCCATatggatgagctgaaagaaatGCACAAAAACTTGAAGGATAATCAAACTTTGCTGTGGAATCGACATTCTGAAGGGTTCCCCCTATGGTTTTATGATAAGGTTACACTCTAAAGCAAAGATACAAGTTTACATTTTCATTTAGTATATGAAATTTATTtgacatcaatatttttttctttttcagatttctaaatctaataaagtagatgacatgttagctcaattggctgaaggCCCAAGTCGTAGTGTCATTTCCTATAAAGGTTACATGATTAATGGAATTTAGTTTCATAAAAGAGGTGCTGAAAAAACTACTCAAAACAGTAGCGTATACTTGGAATCACATGGCAGTGGGCAATTGAATGATACAAAAGAGTATTTTGGAGTTATCAAGGATATAATAATGCTTGATTATCGTACTTTTAAGGTGCCTTTATTTTAGTGCGATTGGgcaaatattcaaaatggtgtTAAGAAGTTGGATTTCTATacacttgtaaattttaatatagggCAAAATTAGTCTATTAGGGATCCATATGTATTAGCATCTCAAGTTAAAAAGGCATTTTATGCAAGAGACAATGAGTCATCTAATTGGTATATAGATTTGaaggattcaaatagagggtgtttGGGGCTAGAATGAAACAATCTGCATGATTTCATTCAAATTTATGCTACTCTTATGACTccttaaatgtaatttttttcacACTTTCAATGAAACAAAGCTGATTTTATTTACTCTTCGGCTGATATTGTGTTTCTAAttttatatgtgaattatttatcttatttaggaAGATAAGGATATGATGCATTTATGATTTCAGTTTTTATGATATTGTGTTTTTTATTGCAGTAGTTTCAATAAAAAATGAGTATATTACGAAAATCTCCGAGAAAGTAAAAAAACACCTACACCCAGGTGCATTATGCAATATTGTtgcccaaaaaagaaaaaaaaacattaaaaagtCAAGCTGACTGGGATGATATGTTGGACGAAAGCcctattttaaagaaaaagagtgcCCTACGTAAGTTTTCAGCACCTGCTAGAGTTGTAATAGACTCACCACCTGCTCTTAGTACAAGAGCAAGAACTTGTCATATGGATTACAATGGGGAGCCATCTCCAAATGATAATATGGCAaacatggagatgtcacttggaagttcaaGGACTAGAAGATCCCTTAATGATGAAGTAGAAAGGTTATTAGAAGCAGGAAGAATTTCTAAAGAGGTTGAAAATAAGGAACTGCAAGAAGTGGCTGAGGCTGAACATGAAAAAATGGCCGAGGTAGAATTTGAAGAAGTTCCCGAGTTGGAACTTGAAGAACCAGAAATAATGGCTAAAACAAACGAAAATATAAGTATTTCCCCAACTATAAAGCAACAAATGCGGCAAGATCTTAGAAAATCTGATCGATTACAAAAAACAAGTGAGACAATTCAAAATGAGTTCCAAGAAGCACCTCAAGATAGAAATGGAAATGAAATGCACTCAAAAAGACTAGGGGCAGGACTACATTGGCAAATCTTACTAAGAGAAACAATGACTCGATGAaaataaattggaatgaaaaaggccaaccagttggtactaactcagtacaattttcttcttttgtgggtgctcttgtgagggagatagttccttatactatttcagattggaggaaaATTTCTCCAATCATGAGAGAcgttctttgggcatctattcaggtagcatttacaagttttgtggttatattctttcttttctttaatattCAGCTCTCATCAGAAACATATAATATGTTATTCTATATCTTATTGTAGGCAAAATATGATTTCCATGAAGATTGGCAAAAgaagatgtgctttgaaatgatggcagaCCTATGGAGATCTGCAAAA
The genomic region above belongs to Humulus lupulus chromosome 1, drHumLupu1.1, whole genome shotgun sequence and contains:
- the LOC133823304 gene encoding uncharacterized protein LOC133823304; protein product: MKNEFTFLSMLILGPKQPGNDIDVYKEPLIDELLELWKGVYTYDASTKKFFNLKAMLLWTINDFLAYGNLAGCATKGKYGCPICGENSNVVWLKHSKKMSFCNHIRFLPQHHPYRKKKYTTARARERASQCPTILTAVEVAKQLSEFTNDFGKGRKRGCGSEFDKGWKKKSIFFRLPYWEILVVCQNLDVMHVEKNVCESILNTLLDCKGKSKDHYNSRLDLTKMGIMTHLHPYEEEGITRLPAAAYTLSKSDKKLFCKRLFDLKFPYGYSYKISNCVDMEKHKLTGLKSHACHVIMQQLLVIAVRGLMEEGCREIILRLCRFFHELCQRVVDKEEIIKLELESAEIVYKLEQYFPCFSFDPMIHLVVHLAREVRLCGPVQFRWMYHFERYMKVFKGFVSNYARPEGCIANRYLAVECVCFCETFLKHNDNQDSTEIKENPLSAGECFELGQGDITIAYRYVLFNLDIVAPFLNIHMDELKEMHKNLKDNQTLLWNRHSEGFPLWFYDKVTL